One region of Pseudomonadota bacterium genomic DNA includes:
- the metG gene encoding methionine--tRNA ligase: protein MNKHYCITTPIYYINDVPHIGHAYTTIAADIMARYKRICGYNVFFLSGTDEHGQKVEKAAEQQGVHPKELADRMVHRFTDLWKVLNISNDGFIRTTEERHRKVVQYIFQKVYENGDIYLGEYEDWYCVPCESYFTEMQLKDGLCPDCLRRPERLKEESFFFKLSKYTDTLLRLLDGRKDFVLPEVRYNEVVSFIKGGLKDLSVSRTSFNWGIPVPMKENHIVYVWFDALANYITGIGFLEDVDLFRTFWPCDAHLIGKDILRFHAVYWPSFLMSLGIEPPKRIFAHGWWTIEGQKMSKSLGNVVDPYEIVKNYGVDEFRFFLFREVPFGMDGDFSKSAIVHRINGDLANDFGNLTSRSVAMIGKFLKGKIERPEKKGGMDEHVEGTVRRLVEEYQKDMEVFAYHKALQDVFEIISILNKYIDTEAPWKLYKEGDVRIKTVLYNIWNSLRVVSMLLYPFMPKKSEEIWNALGIGKPIEKILFENEKMFYFADDLSHIDKINPIFPRIED from the coding sequence ATGAATAAACACTACTGCATCACCACACCCATCTACTATATAAATGATGTTCCACATATAGGTCATGCGTATACCACTATAGCTGCGGATATCATGGCTCGTTACAAAAGGATTTGTGGATACAATGTGTTTTTTCTGTCAGGGACCGATGAGCACGGCCAGAAGGTTGAGAAGGCGGCAGAGCAGCAAGGGGTTCATCCAAAAGAGCTTGCAGATAGAATGGTTCACAGGTTTACAGATTTATGGAAGGTCCTTAATATCTCCAACGATGGTTTTATAAGAACCACAGAGGAGAGGCATAGAAAGGTTGTCCAGTATATATTTCAAAAGGTATATGAAAATGGAGATATATACCTCGGGGAATATGAGGACTGGTATTGTGTGCCCTGTGAGAGCTATTTTACAGAGATGCAGCTGAAAGATGGTCTGTGCCCCGATTGTTTAAGGAGACCAGAGAGGTTAAAAGAGGAAAGCTTTTTCTTCAAGTTGTCAAAATATACGGATACACTGCTCAGGCTTCTGGATGGGAGAAAAGACTTTGTGTTGCCTGAGGTTCGGTATAACGAGGTTGTAAGTTTTATAAAAGGTGGTTTAAAGGATTTAAGTGTAAGCAGGACAAGCTTTAATTGGGGGATACCTGTGCCCATGAAGGAAAACCATATTGTGTATGTATGGTTTGATGCACTTGCAAATTATATAACGGGGATTGGTTTTCTTGAAGATGTCGATTTGTTCAGGACCTTCTGGCCATGTGATGCCCACCTCATAGGCAAGGATATACTGAGATTTCACGCTGTGTACTGGCCGAGTTTTTTAATGTCCCTTGGGATTGAACCACCGAAAAGGATCTTTGCCCATGGTTGGTGGACAATAGAAGGACAGAAGATGTCAAAATCTCTCGGCAATGTTGTTGACCCTTATGAGATTGTAAAGAACTATGGGGTTGATGAATTCAGGTTCTTCCTCTTCAGGGAGGTACCCTTTGGCATGGATGGCGATTTTTCAAAAAGTGCGATTGTTCACAGGATTAATGGGGACCTTGCAAATGATTTTGGAAACCTTACGAGCAGAAGCGTTGCGATGATAGGGAAATTTTTAAAGGGGAAGATAGAGAGGCCCGAAAAGAAGGGTGGTATGGATGAACATGTTGAGGGAACTGTAAGACGATTGGTAGAAGAATACCAGAAAGACATGGAGGTTTTTGCTTATCACAAAGCATTACAGGATGTGTTCGAAATCATATCCATCCTCAATAAGTATATCGATACGGAAGCCCCCTGGAAACTTTATAAAGAGGGAGATGTGCGGATTAAGACAGTACTTTACAATATCTGGAATAGTTTACGGGTAGTATCCATGCTCCTTTACCCCTTTATGCCGAAGAAATCTGAAGAAATATGGAATGCCCTGGGCATTGGTAAGCCTATTGAAAAAATCTTGTTTGAGAATGAGAAGATGTTTTATTTTGCGGATGACCTTTCTCATATAGATAAAATTAATCCTATTTTTCCGAGGATAGAAGACTAA